From Deinococcus yavapaiensis KR-236, one genomic window encodes:
- a CDS encoding ester cyclase has translation MPNQAANEASVRHDWQRVWTEGDASAVEEFYAPNVRQDGQPRTRADFSGGMPRWRSRFPETKVEVHRLFSSEGGRVVVSRVNFKAAHLGDFKNLPQRASTPR, from the coding sequence ATGCCGAACCAAGCCGCCAACGAGGCGAGCGTCCGACACGACTGGCAACGAGTGTGGACGGAGGGTGACGCCAGTGCCGTCGAGGAATTTTACGCGCCGAACGTCCGCCAAGACGGTCAGCCGAGGACCCGCGCCGACTTCAGCGGAGGCATGCCGAGGTGGCGCTCCCGCTTCCCCGAGACCAAGGTCGAGGTTCACCGCCTCTTCTCCAGCGAGGGCGGCCGCGTCGTCGTCAGCCGAGTCAACTTCAAGGCCGCGCACCTCGGCGACTTTAAGAACCTCCCCCAACGGGCAAGTACGCCGAGGTGA
- a CDS encoding DUF899 family protein, whose amino-acid sequence MIDTTQARPPVVDLDTWRRARTELLTLEKVATRLTDSVAAQRRRLPMTPVPNYTFTGKDGSITLAELFEGRPQLIVHHFMFHPDWDAGCPSCTHFAENATPHRAHLKAMDANFVRVSRAPIGKLLAYARRKGWNTPWYSSYETNFNQDWGWTDPDGNEGPGLSVYLLLDGQPHLTYVTTGRGVEAMSSYFGYADLLPYGRQELWQQVPPGWPQF is encoded by the coding sequence ATGATCGACACCACGCAAGCTCGCCCACCCGTCGTCGACCTCGACACTTGGCGGCGCGCCCGGACCGAACTGCTCACCCTCGAAAAAGTCGCGACACGCCTCACGGACAGCGTCGCCGCGCAACGCCGCCGTCTGCCGATGACGCCCGTCCCGAACTACACCTTCACCGGCAAGGACGGCTCGATCACGCTCGCCGAACTGTTCGAAGGCCGCCCGCAGCTGATCGTGCACCACTTCATGTTCCACCCCGACTGGGACGCGGGCTGCCCCTCCTGCACGCACTTCGCGGAGAACGCCACTCCGCACCGCGCGCACCTCAAGGCCATGGACGCCAACTTCGTCCGCGTTTCACGCGCGCCCATCGGGAAACTGCTCGCCTACGCCCGGCGCAAGGGCTGGAACACCCCGTGGTACTCCTCGTACGAGACCAACTTCAATCAGGACTGGGGCTGGACGGATCCCGACGGGAACGAAGGGCCGGGCCTGAGCGTGTACCTGCTCCTCGACGGCCAACCGCACCTTACGTACGTCACGACGGGACGCGGCGTCGAGGCGATGTCGAGCTACTTCGGGTACGCTGACTTGCTTCCGTACGGACGTCAAGAGCTGTGGCAGCAGGTTCCGCCCGGCTGGCCGCAGTTCTGA